One stretch of Bradyrhizobium canariense DNA includes these proteins:
- a CDS encoding F0F1 ATP synthase subunit alpha, which produces MTTDPDRGANAWLEQARIKVGAAALGPRAEQIGRVEEVGDGIALVSGLPDVRLDELLRFDKGQFGFAQVLETGRVGCVLLDNVDAIEAGDTVRGTGDVVRVPVGPGLLGRVVDALGRPLDGKGPITADTREPIERPAPAIVDRDLVTQPVQTGLVVVDTLFALGRGQRELIIGDRAIGKTTIAIDTIINQKSSDIVCIYVAVGQKSSSIRRVIDAIQANGAPERCIIVVAGSSSSPGLQWIAPFTGFTMAEYFRDRGQHALIVVDDLSKHAATHREIALLTRQSPGREAYPGDVFYVHARLLERAAKLSKEKGGGSLTALPIAETDAGNLSAYIPTNLISITDGQIVLDARLFYEGQKPAVDVGVSVSRVGGKTQAQALRDVAKTVRLDYAQFLELEMFTRFGGMPDTRVRQQLTRGARIRAILDQPQHAPLRLADEVALVLAIQSGLLDQLPLPAVVQFRRGLNEALNRGAPDAVRAIQETGALDAMTERALREALQRYVAIVMPPAAVAAP; this is translated from the coding sequence ATGACAACCGATCCTGATCGAGGCGCCAATGCCTGGCTTGAGCAGGCCCGGATCAAGGTAGGCGCCGCAGCGCTTGGCCCTCGTGCCGAACAGATCGGCCGCGTCGAAGAAGTCGGGGACGGCATCGCGCTCGTCTCAGGTTTGCCGGACGTGCGGCTCGACGAACTCCTGCGTTTCGACAAGGGGCAGTTCGGTTTCGCCCAGGTGCTCGAAACCGGCCGGGTAGGCTGCGTTCTGCTGGATAATGTCGATGCGATCGAGGCCGGCGACACGGTGCGGGGCACCGGCGATGTGGTGCGTGTGCCGGTAGGACCGGGGCTGCTCGGCCGTGTCGTCGATGCGCTGGGCCGACCGCTCGACGGCAAAGGGCCGATCACAGCCGATACGCGGGAGCCGATCGAACGTCCGGCGCCGGCCATTGTCGACCGCGATCTCGTAACCCAGCCGGTTCAGACCGGCCTCGTCGTCGTCGATACGCTGTTCGCCCTCGGCCGCGGCCAGCGGGAGCTCATCATCGGCGACCGCGCCATCGGCAAGACGACGATCGCGATCGATACCATCATCAATCAGAAGTCCAGCGACATCGTCTGCATCTATGTCGCGGTTGGCCAGAAAAGTTCGAGCATCCGCCGCGTCATCGACGCGATCCAGGCCAATGGCGCCCCCGAGCGCTGCATCATCGTGGTGGCGGGGTCCTCGAGTTCGCCCGGACTGCAATGGATCGCGCCCTTTACCGGTTTCACCATGGCAGAGTATTTTCGCGACCGCGGCCAGCATGCCCTGATCGTTGTGGACGACCTCTCCAAACACGCCGCGACACATCGCGAGATCGCGTTGCTGACACGCCAGTCGCCCGGGCGTGAAGCCTATCCCGGCGACGTCTTCTACGTTCATGCACGGCTGCTCGAACGCGCGGCAAAACTTTCCAAGGAGAAGGGTGGGGGCTCGTTGACGGCGCTGCCAATCGCCGAAACCGATGCTGGCAATCTCAGCGCCTACATCCCCACCAACCTGATCTCGATTACCGACGGCCAGATCGTGCTCGACGCCAGGCTTTTTTATGAAGGCCAGAAGCCGGCTGTGGATGTCGGTGTCAGCGTCAGCCGGGTTGGTGGCAAGACCCAGGCGCAGGCGTTGCGGGATGTGGCGAAGACGGTGCGGCTCGATTATGCGCAATTCCTCGAGCTCGAGATGTTCACCCGCTTCGGCGGGATGCCGGACACGCGGGTTCGCCAGCAGCTGACGCGCGGCGCCCGAATTCGCGCCATCCTCGATCAGCCGCAGCACGCGCCGCTCCGGCTCGCCGATGAGGTAGCTCTTGTCCTTGCCATTCAGTCAGGTCTGCTTGACCAGCTGCCTCTGCCCGCCGTGGTCCAGTTCCGCCGAGGCCTGAACGAAGCGCTCAACCGCGGCGCGCCGGATGCCGTCCGGGCGATCCAGGAAACGGGTGCACTCGACGCTATGACTGAGCGCGCTCTCCGCGAAGCGCTGCAACGCTACGTCGCGATCGTCATGCCGCCGGCTGCGGTGGCCGCGCCATGA